A window from Deltaproteobacteria bacterium encodes these proteins:
- the glmS gene encoding glutamine--fructose-6-phosphate transaminase (isomerizing): MCGIIGYIGHREAAPVLLQGLKRLGYRGYDSAGVAVFNGKIEVRRSVGKLTNLDQLLRESPVHGAIGMGHTRWATHGRPSEANAHPHRAGKIVVIHNGIIENYLELRRELTAKGRTFNSETDTEVISHLIDEFVKEGLSFAQATRATLQRLEGAFSIVTLCEDEPGKILTAKNATPIVIGLGEGENFVASDVPAVLDYTRKVAFLDDGEMAEITRDNVTITDFHGHLIERAPRQITWDTLTAQKGGYKHFLLKEIHEQPQAIIDTMRGRLLVNDGEVSLGELEEHAELLDSVKRITLVACGTAWHACLVGKFFLEELARIPAEVDYGSEFRYRRSPLDSGTLVLAVSQSGETADTLAALEGGRACGAKTLAICNVIDASIPRKADATIYTHAGPEISVASTKAFTTQVTALYLLAVYLGRRRGVLDKATSSKLIEDIVNLPHQVQEVLKKDKQIEKIAKKYGQAKDFLYLGRGVNYPIALEGALKLKEISYIHAEGYPAGEMKHGPIALIDEEMPVVVLLPKDPVYAKTLSNMKEVEARGGRIIAITDAPSPELEEIAWEVIEVPSTNHLLMPVLITIPQQLLAYHIAVYRGTDVDQPRNLAKSVTVE; this comes from the coding sequence ATGTGCGGAATCATTGGCTACATTGGGCACCGTGAAGCAGCCCCAGTTCTTCTGCAAGGATTGAAGCGACTAGGATATCGCGGGTACGACTCCGCCGGAGTCGCAGTCTTTAACGGAAAAATCGAAGTCCGTCGCTCAGTCGGCAAACTCACGAATCTCGACCAACTTCTACGCGAGAGTCCGGTTCACGGCGCCATTGGCATGGGTCATACGCGCTGGGCCACTCATGGTCGGCCATCTGAAGCCAATGCCCATCCCCATCGCGCTGGAAAAATCGTGGTGATTCACAATGGCATCATTGAGAATTACCTGGAGCTGCGCCGTGAGTTAACGGCAAAGGGACGTACCTTTAATTCTGAAACTGATACCGAAGTCATTTCTCACCTGATCGATGAATTCGTGAAGGAGGGGCTCTCCTTCGCACAAGCGACACGGGCAACATTACAACGGTTAGAAGGCGCGTTTTCTATCGTGACTCTTTGTGAGGACGAACCCGGTAAAATTCTCACTGCAAAGAATGCAACCCCAATCGTCATCGGCCTTGGCGAAGGGGAGAACTTTGTTGCCTCCGACGTTCCCGCTGTGCTCGATTACACACGCAAGGTCGCGTTCCTTGATGACGGCGAAATGGCAGAGATCACCCGTGATAACGTAACGATCACCGATTTTCACGGTCATCTGATTGAGCGTGCACCGCGGCAAATCACGTGGGATACGCTGACCGCGCAGAAAGGTGGTTACAAGCACTTTCTGCTCAAAGAAATTCACGAACAGCCGCAGGCGATTATCGATACGATGCGTGGCCGCTTGCTCGTCAATGATGGCGAAGTGTCACTTGGTGAGTTAGAAGAACATGCGGAACTGCTTGACTCGGTCAAACGCATCACACTCGTCGCTTGTGGCACTGCCTGGCATGCGTGTCTGGTAGGCAAATTCTTTTTGGAAGAGCTTGCCCGTATTCCTGCAGAAGTCGATTACGGCAGTGAGTTTCGCTACCGACGGTCTCCCCTTGATTCTGGCACGTTGGTACTGGCGGTATCTCAGTCCGGCGAAACCGCAGATACACTTGCAGCCCTTGAGGGTGGACGTGCATGCGGAGCGAAAACCTTGGCGATTTGTAATGTCATTGATGCCTCGATTCCACGCAAGGCCGATGCCACGATTTACACCCATGCTGGACCGGAAATCAGCGTCGCTTCAACCAAGGCATTCACCACCCAGGTAACCGCGCTATATTTACTTGCAGTCTATTTGGGTCGGCGTCGTGGCGTGCTCGACAAAGCCACCAGCAGCAAGCTCATTGAAGACATCGTCAATCTGCCACATCAAGTGCAAGAGGTCCTGAAGAAAGACAAGCAGATAGAAAAGATTGCCAAAAAATATGGCCAAGCAAAGGACTTTCTCTATCTCGGTCGTGGCGTGAATTATCCTATCGCACTGGAAGGTGCTCTCAAGCTGAAAGAAATTTCCTATATTCATGCCGAAGGTTACCCGGCGGGAGAAATGAAACACGGCCCGATCGCATTGATTGATGAAGAAATGCCAGTGGTCGTACTGCTACCGAAAGACCCAGTCTATGCCAAGACCTTGAGCAATATGAAAGAGGTTGAGGCTCGTGGGGGACGGATCATCGCTATTACAGACGCTCCCTCCCCAGAGCTTGAAGAGATTGCCTGGGAAGTCATCGAAGTTCCCAGCACCAACCATCTGCTTATGCCAGTCCTGATTACGATCCCGCAGCAGCTGTTGGCCTATCATATCGCGGTCTATCGCGGGACGGATGTCGATCAGCCACGTAACCTGGCCAAGAGCGTGACGGTCGAGTAA